One region of Streptomyces leeuwenhoekii genomic DNA includes:
- the map gene encoding type I methionyl aminopeptidase — MSGQSLLVPGELSPTRSVPGNIRRPEYVGKPAPTPYTGPEVQTPETIEAMRLAGRIAARAMAEAAKHIAPGVTTDELDRVAHEYMCDHGAYPSTLGYRGFPKSLCTSINEVICHGIPDSTVLRDGDIVNLDVTAYIGGVHGDNNATYLVGEVDEESRLLVERTREALDRAIKAVKPGRQINIIGRVIESYAKRFGYGVVRDFTGHGINSSFHSGLIIPHYDSPHATTVIRPGMTFTIEPMLTLGTHEYDMWDDGWTVVTKDRKRTAQFEHTLVVTETGAEILTLP; from the coding sequence ATGTCTGGCCAGTCGCTGCTCGTACCAGGGGAGCTGTCTCCCACCCGTTCCGTACCCGGAAACATCCGCCGCCCCGAGTACGTCGGCAAGCCGGCGCCCACGCCGTACACCGGCCCGGAGGTGCAGACGCCCGAGACGATCGAGGCGATGCGCCTGGCCGGGCGGATCGCGGCGCGGGCGATGGCGGAAGCCGCCAAGCACATCGCGCCCGGCGTGACGACGGACGAGCTGGACCGGGTCGCGCACGAGTACATGTGCGACCACGGCGCCTACCCCTCCACGCTGGGCTACCGCGGCTTCCCCAAGTCGCTGTGCACCTCGATCAACGAGGTGATCTGCCACGGCATCCCGGACTCCACGGTCCTGCGCGACGGCGACATCGTCAATCTCGACGTGACGGCCTACATCGGCGGCGTGCACGGCGACAACAACGCGACCTATCTGGTCGGCGAGGTGGACGAGGAGAGCCGTCTGCTGGTCGAGCGAACCCGTGAGGCGCTCGACCGGGCCATCAAGGCGGTCAAGCCGGGCCGCCAGATCAACATCATCGGCCGGGTCATCGAGTCCTACGCCAAGCGCTTCGGGTACGGGGTCGTGCGGGACTTCACCGGGCACGGGATCAACAGCTCGTTCCACTCGGGGCTGATCATCCCGCACTACGACAGCCCGCACGCGACGACGGTGATCCGGCCCGGGATGACCTTCACGATCGAGCCGATGCTGACGCTCGGGACGCACGAGTACGACATGTGGGACGACGGCTGGACCGTCGTGACCAAGGACCGCAAGCGGACCGCCCAGTTCGAGCACACGCTGGTGGTGACGGAGACCGGGGCGGAGATCCTCACCCTGCCGTAG
- the npdG gene encoding NADPH-dependent F420 reductase, producing the protein MTSTDSAAQGAQKAPAKDPWDLPDVSGLVVGVLGGTGPQGKGLAYRLARAGQKVIIGSRAADRARAAAAELGHGVEGADNAETARRSDIVIVAVPWEGHGQTLQSLREELAGKLVVDCVNPLGFDKKGAYALKPEEGSAAEQAAALLPDSRVTAAFHHLSAVLLQDPEIEEIDTDVMVLGEVRADVEIVQALAGRIPGMRGIFAGRLRNAHQVESLVANLISVNRRYKAHAGLRVTDV; encoded by the coding sequence ATGACCTCTACCGACAGTGCAGCACAGGGCGCGCAGAAGGCCCCCGCCAAGGACCCCTGGGACCTGCCCGACGTCTCCGGACTGGTCGTCGGCGTGCTCGGCGGGACCGGGCCGCAGGGCAAGGGCCTGGCCTACCGGCTCGCCAGGGCCGGCCAGAAGGTGATCATCGGCTCGCGGGCCGCGGACCGCGCGCGGGCCGCCGCCGCGGAGCTCGGCCACGGCGTCGAGGGCGCCGACAACGCCGAGACCGCCCGCCGCAGCGACATCGTGATCGTCGCCGTGCCCTGGGAGGGACACGGCCAGACGCTTCAGTCGCTGCGCGAGGAGCTCGCGGGCAAGCTCGTCGTCGACTGCGTCAACCCGCTCGGCTTCGACAAGAAGGGCGCCTACGCCCTGAAGCCGGAGGAGGGCAGCGCCGCCGAGCAGGCCGCCGCCCTGCTGCCGGACAGCCGGGTCACCGCCGCCTTCCACCACCTGTCCGCCGTGCTGCTCCAGGACCCGGAGATCGAGGAGATCGACACCGACGTCATGGTGCTGGGCGAGGTGCGGGCCGACGTGGAGATCGTGCAGGCGCTCGCCGGGCGCATCCCCGGCATGCGCGGCATCTTCGCCGGGCGGCTGCGCAACGCCCACCAGGTCGAGTCGCTGGTGGCCAACCTGATCTCCGTCAACCGCCGCTACAAGGCACACGCCGGGCTCCGCGTCACGGACGTATGA
- a CDS encoding site-2 protease family protein, with protein MTTATTRHGERRISPVFVGILAVAAVTGWAAWTGFAEQPGLAVFLFVTAAWVVSLCLHEYAHARTALHGGDISVGAKGYLTLNPLKYTHALLSIVLPVIFVIMGGIGLPGGAVFIERGRIPGRWRHSLISAAGPLTNVLFAVVCTAPFWLDALDGVPHDFRLALAFLALLQVTAAILNFLPVPGLDGYGVIEPWLSYGVRRQLEPFAPFGLLLVFALLWVPSLNSAFFDVIDTVLRALGISDFDSYCGFELYRFWQTDEICSAGA; from the coding sequence ATGACCACCGCCACCACCCGCCACGGCGAACGGCGCATCAGTCCCGTCTTCGTCGGGATCCTGGCCGTCGCGGCGGTCACCGGCTGGGCCGCCTGGACCGGGTTCGCCGAGCAGCCGGGCCTGGCGGTGTTCCTGTTCGTGACGGCCGCGTGGGTCGTCTCCCTGTGCCTGCACGAGTACGCGCACGCGCGCACCGCCCTGCACGGCGGCGACATCTCGGTCGGCGCGAAGGGCTACCTGACGCTGAACCCGCTGAAGTACACGCACGCGCTGCTGAGCATCGTGCTGCCGGTGATCTTCGTGATCATGGGCGGTATCGGCCTGCCGGGCGGTGCCGTGTTCATCGAGCGCGGGCGCATCCCGGGCCGCTGGCGGCACAGCCTGATCTCCGCGGCGGGCCCGCTGACGAACGTGCTGTTCGCCGTGGTGTGCACCGCCCCGTTCTGGCTGGACGCGCTGGACGGCGTGCCGCACGACTTCCGGCTGGCGCTGGCCTTCCTCGCGCTGCTCCAGGTCACGGCGGCGATTCTGAACTTCCTGCCGGTGCCGGGCCTGGACGGCTACGGGGTGATCGAGCCCTGGCTGTCGTACGGCGTGCGGCGCCAGCTCGAGCCGTTCGCGCCGTTCGGGCTGCTGCTGGTGTTCGCGCTGCTGTGGGTGCCGTCGCTGAACAGCGCGTTCTTCGACGTGATCGACACCGTGCTGCGCGCCCTCGGGATCAGCGACTTCGACTCGTACTGCGGCTTCGAGCTGTACCGCTTCTGGCAGACCGACGAGATCTGCTCGGCCGGCGCGTGA
- a CDS encoding BTAD domain-containing putative transcriptional regulator yields the protein MDPVRYRILGTTQAVGPDGTTVPVGGARLRALLTVLALRPGRTVPAARLVEEVWDGAPPADAVGALQALVGRLRRTLGADAVASADGGYRLAASADDVDLHRFERLSGEGLRALADGDPAKAAEVLDDALVLWQDPVLADLPDRAAEAARWETRRLDALRARHTAALALGHAEGALPELTALCDAHPLDEPLQALRLRALRDTGRTAEALAAYEDVRRLLADRLGADPGPALRALHGELLRRPGAPAPLTPPPAPARAGRPRGNLRARLTSFVGRDADIEVIRDDLATARLVTLLGPGGAGKTRLSQEAAEAAGEAARDGVWLAELAPLDDPDAVPEAVLTAVGARETVLYGAGAEEIRAVTDRTGNPVDRLVEHCGRRRMLIVLDNCEHVVEAAARLTEELLARCPHLTVLATSREPLGVPGELLRPVEPLPEPAALRLLADRGAAARPGFRVEDDPGACAEICRRLDGLPLAIELAAARLRMMTPRQIADRLDDRFRLLTSGSRTLLPRQQTLRAVVDWSWELLDEDERDVLGRLSVFAGGCGLAAAEAVCGPAALEALASLVDKSLVVAAPAGDGEMRYRLLETVAEYAGERLDEAGGRREAERAHLTYYRELARTSDMLLRGPGQLAAIERLEREYENIRTALRRAVAARDEQEALCLALSLIWYWQMRDLRIEAGTWCGEVAALGPDPFTDPVRPARPVWERCTAAPPPMTGEVLAEARRGVHLAHLACLDKNPGVLRSPAVLEKLRTIAATYEPGLPQTCRSPGLLWFFAVMLTGDLERLRLILDAAVRTCRTTAGYEWELAGSLQMRATVLANRADWAGDAARDADESLEIFRRLGDAWGTAEALSARAEALERRGEHLRAAADYAAAARYAERLGAHAQVAVLGARRGSALVDSGDPDEAERGERILRGVIEEAARTGDHGALPAARLFLAGRLSMTGRTGEAREQVRRLREESDTARFAIFDAFVLASEAWLDTLEGRHEESLSAIRRALEQADDPLSTAVAPQMRSVYLTTAAMALAGVDGGRRAGDAARCLGAAAAMTPPAHVTTALERYSRERAVARVRQALGDEAYEAAYAEGGGLSPEEAAALV from the coding sequence ATGGACCCCGTGCGCTACCGCATCCTCGGCACCACTCAGGCAGTCGGCCCCGACGGCACCACCGTCCCGGTCGGCGGGGCGCGGCTGCGCGCCCTGCTGACCGTGCTCGCCCTGCGGCCCGGCCGCACCGTGCCCGCGGCCCGGCTGGTGGAGGAGGTGTGGGACGGCGCCCCGCCCGCGGACGCGGTGGGGGCGCTGCAGGCGCTGGTCGGGCGGCTGCGCCGGACGCTCGGCGCCGACGCGGTCGCCTCCGCCGACGGGGGCTACCGGCTCGCCGCCTCCGCCGACGACGTCGACCTGCACCGCTTCGAGCGGCTGAGCGGCGAGGGCCTGCGCGCCCTGGCCGACGGCGACCCCGCCAAGGCGGCCGAGGTGCTCGACGACGCCCTCGTCCTGTGGCAGGACCCCGTCCTGGCCGACCTGCCCGACCGCGCCGCCGAGGCGGCCCGCTGGGAGACCCGGCGCCTGGACGCGCTGCGCGCCCGCCACACCGCCGCGCTCGCCCTCGGCCACGCCGAGGGCGCCCTGCCCGAGCTGACCGCCCTGTGCGACGCCCACCCCCTGGACGAGCCCCTCCAGGCGCTGCGCCTGCGCGCCCTGCGCGACACCGGCCGCACCGCCGAGGCGCTGGCCGCCTACGAGGACGTACGGCGGCTGCTCGCCGACCGGCTCGGCGCCGACCCGGGGCCCGCGCTGCGCGCGCTCCACGGCGAGCTGCTCCGGCGGCCCGGCGCCCCGGCCCCGCTCACGCCCCCGCCCGCGCCCGCCCGGGCCGGCCGCCCGCGCGGCAACCTGCGCGCGCGTCTCACCTCCTTCGTCGGCCGGGACGCCGACATCGAGGTCATCCGGGACGACCTGGCGACCGCCCGGCTCGTCACCCTGCTCGGACCGGGCGGAGCCGGCAAGACCCGGCTGTCCCAGGAGGCCGCCGAGGCCGCGGGGGAGGCGGCCCGGGACGGCGTGTGGCTGGCCGAGCTGGCGCCGCTCGACGACCCGGACGCCGTCCCCGAGGCCGTGCTGACCGCCGTGGGCGCCCGCGAGACCGTGCTGTACGGCGCCGGCGCCGAGGAGATACGGGCCGTCACCGACCGGACGGGCAACCCCGTCGACCGCCTCGTCGAGCACTGCGGCCGACGCCGCATGCTGATCGTCCTGGACAACTGCGAGCACGTCGTCGAGGCGGCCGCCCGCCTCACCGAGGAACTGCTCGCCCGCTGCCCGCACCTCACCGTCCTGGCCACCAGCCGCGAACCCCTCGGCGTCCCGGGGGAGCTGCTGCGCCCGGTGGAGCCGCTGCCCGAACCGGCGGCACTGCGGCTGCTCGCCGACCGGGGCGCCGCCGCCCGGCCCGGCTTCCGCGTCGAGGACGACCCCGGCGCCTGCGCCGAGATCTGCCGCCGCCTCGACGGCCTGCCCCTGGCCATCGAACTGGCCGCCGCCCGCCTGCGCATGATGACACCGCGCCAGATCGCCGACCGGCTCGACGACCGCTTCCGCCTGCTCACCTCCGGCAGCCGCACCCTGCTGCCCCGCCAGCAGACCCTGCGCGCCGTCGTCGACTGGTCCTGGGAACTGCTCGACGAGGACGAACGGGACGTCCTGGGCCGCCTGTCGGTGTTCGCGGGCGGCTGCGGCCTCGCCGCCGCCGAGGCCGTGTGCGGACCCGCCGCCCTGGAGGCGCTCGCCTCCCTCGTCGACAAGTCCCTGGTGGTCGCCGCGCCCGCGGGGGACGGCGAGATGCGCTACCGGCTGCTGGAGACCGTCGCCGAGTACGCCGGCGAGCGGCTCGACGAGGCCGGCGGGCGCCGCGAGGCGGAGCGCGCGCACCTGACGTACTACCGCGAACTGGCCCGCACCAGCGACATGTTGCTGCGCGGCCCCGGCCAGCTCGCCGCCATCGAGCGGCTGGAGCGGGAGTACGAGAACATCCGCACCGCCCTGCGCCGCGCCGTCGCCGCACGCGACGAGCAGGAGGCCCTGTGCCTGGCGCTGTCACTGATCTGGTACTGGCAGATGCGCGACCTGAGGATCGAGGCCGGCACCTGGTGCGGCGAGGTGGCCGCCCTCGGGCCCGACCCGTTCACCGACCCGGTCCGGCCCGCGCGGCCGGTGTGGGAGCGCTGCACGGCCGCCCCGCCCCCGATGACCGGCGAGGTCCTCGCCGAGGCCCGGCGCGGCGTCCACCTGGCCCACCTGGCCTGCCTGGACAAGAACCCGGGCGTGCTGCGCTCCCCGGCGGTGCTGGAGAAGCTGCGCACCATCGCCGCCACGTACGAGCCCGGTCTGCCGCAGACCTGCCGCAGCCCCGGCCTGCTGTGGTTCTTCGCCGTGATGCTCACCGGCGACCTGGAGCGGCTGCGCCTCATCCTGGACGCGGCCGTGCGCACCTGCCGTACGACGGCGGGCTACGAATGGGAGCTGGCCGGCAGCCTCCAGATGCGCGCCACCGTCCTGGCCAACCGGGCCGACTGGGCGGGCGACGCGGCACGCGACGCCGACGAGTCGCTGGAGATCTTCCGGCGCCTGGGCGACGCCTGGGGCACGGCCGAGGCGCTGTCCGCGCGCGCCGAGGCCCTGGAACGCAGGGGCGAGCACCTGCGGGCCGCCGCCGACTACGCCGCCGCCGCGCGGTACGCCGAACGCCTGGGTGCCCACGCCCAGGTGGCGGTCCTCGGCGCCCGGCGCGGCAGCGCGCTGGTGGACTCCGGCGATCCGGACGAGGCGGAACGGGGCGAGCGCATCCTGCGCGGGGTGATCGAGGAGGCGGCCCGCACCGGTGACCACGGCGCGCTGCCCGCCGCCCGGCTCTTCCTCGCCGGCCGGCTGAGCATGACGGGGCGGACGGGGGAGGCGCGCGAGCAGGTGCGGCGGCTGCGCGAGGAGTCCGACACCGCCCGGTTCGCCATCTTCGACGCGTTCGTCCTCGCCTCGGAGGCCTGGCTGGACACCCTGGAGGGCCGCCACGAGGAGTCCTTGTCGGCGATCCGCAGGGCACTGGAACAGGCCGACGACCCGTTGTCCACGGCCGTCGCTCCGCAGATGCGTTCCGTCTATCTGACGACCGCCGCGATGGCGCTGGCCGGCGTGGACGGCGGGCGCCGGGCCGGGGACGCCGCCCGGTGCCTGGGAGCCGCCGCCGCGATGACGCCTCCCGCCCATGTCACCACGGCCCTGGAGCGGTACTCCCGGGAACGGGCCGTCGCCCGGGTCCGTCAGGCGCTCGGTGACGAGGCGTACGAGGCCGCGTACGCCGAGGGCGGCGGCCTCTCTCCCGAGGAGGCCGCCGCCCTGGTCTGA
- a CDS encoding ABC transporter permease — translation MSAATVTPDARIPLRGHLRHTGALVRRNLLWIRQDPESLFDAVLMPIVFTLLFVYVFGGSIGQALGGGQDQYVQYVVPGLLAMMSLTMAQGVGTGFNQDFNSGVMDRFRSLPIGRGSVLIAKIVVELARMLVATAILLAVGVLVGFDITHWGGLLAAVALAAAFGSGLMWVFLTLGVTMKNVQSVQAMGFLVMMPLQFGSSVFAPPSSMPGWLRAFTDYNPVSALADASRGLMTGGPVAHDLWLTLAWSAALTAVMAPVAVHKFRTKS, via the coding sequence ATGAGCGCCGCCACCGTCACCCCCGACGCCCGGATCCCGCTGCGCGGGCATCTGCGGCACACCGGCGCGCTGGTGCGCCGCAACCTGCTGTGGATACGGCAGGACCCGGAGTCCCTGTTCGACGCCGTGCTGATGCCGATCGTGTTCACGCTGCTGTTCGTGTACGTCTTCGGCGGGTCCATCGGGCAGGCCCTGGGCGGCGGTCAGGACCAGTACGTGCAGTACGTGGTGCCCGGCCTGCTGGCCATGATGAGCCTGACCATGGCCCAGGGCGTCGGCACCGGCTTCAACCAGGACTTCAACTCCGGTGTCATGGACCGCTTCAGGTCCCTGCCCATCGGGCGCGGCTCCGTGCTGATCGCCAAGATCGTGGTGGAGCTGGCGCGAATGCTGGTCGCGACGGCGATCCTGCTGGCCGTGGGCGTCCTGGTCGGTTTCGACATCACCCACTGGGGCGGTCTGCTGGCCGCCGTGGCCCTGGCGGCGGCGTTCGGTTCCGGCCTGATGTGGGTCTTCCTCACCCTCGGCGTCACCATGAAGAACGTCCAGTCCGTGCAGGCGATGGGCTTTCTGGTGATGATGCCGCTCCAGTTCGGCTCGTCCGTCTTCGCCCCGCCCAGCTCGATGCCGGGCTGGCTGCGGGCCTTCACCGACTACAACCCCGTCTCGGCCCTAGCGGACGCCTCGCGCGGGCTGATGACCGGCGGCCCGGTCGCGCACGACCTGTGGCTGACGCTCGCCTGGTCGGCCGCGCTCACGGCGGTGATGGCGCCGGTGGCCGTCCACAAGTTCCGCACCAAGAGCTGA
- a CDS encoding ATP-binding cassette domain-containing protein, with product MTRIDDYPEAAKSAVTVRGLVKHYGRTKALDGVDLDVREGTVMGVLGPNGAGKTTLVRILSTLVTPDAGQAVVAGYDVVRQPRQLRRVIGLTGQYASVDEKLPGWENLYMIGRLLDLPRRAARARADEMLERFSLTEAARRPAGTYSGGMRRRLDLAASMIGRPAVLFLDEPTTGLDPRTRNEVWDEVQRMVGDGVTVLLTTQYMEEAEQLASELTVVDRGKVIAGGRIEELKAKVGGRTLRIRPADPLRLRPLAAFLDGLGITGLATATVDPEHGSVLVPVLSDEQLTAVIGAVTAHGITLAAVTTELPSLDEVFLSLTGHRASAPQDAVPADAREEVAV from the coding sequence ATGACGCGAATCGACGACTACCCCGAGGCCGCGAAGAGCGCGGTCACCGTGCGGGGGCTGGTCAAGCACTACGGCCGGACCAAGGCGCTGGACGGCGTCGACCTGGACGTCCGCGAGGGCACCGTGATGGGTGTGCTCGGACCGAACGGCGCCGGCAAGACCACCCTCGTGCGCATCCTCTCCACCCTCGTCACCCCCGACGCCGGGCAGGCCGTCGTCGCCGGCTACGACGTCGTGCGGCAGCCCCGGCAACTGCGCCGGGTGATCGGGCTCACCGGCCAGTACGCCTCGGTGGACGAGAAGCTCCCGGGCTGGGAGAACCTCTACATGATCGGCCGGCTCCTGGACCTGCCCCGCAGGGCGGCACGGGCGCGGGCCGACGAGATGCTGGAGCGGTTCTCGCTGACCGAGGCCGCCCGGCGGCCCGCGGGGACCTACTCCGGCGGCATGCGGCGCCGCCTGGACCTCGCCGCCTCCATGATCGGACGGCCCGCCGTCCTCTTCCTGGACGAGCCGACCACCGGCCTGGACCCGCGCACCCGCAACGAGGTGTGGGACGAGGTGCAGCGGATGGTCGGGGACGGGGTGACCGTCCTGCTGACCACCCAGTACATGGAGGAGGCCGAGCAGCTCGCCTCCGAGCTGACCGTCGTCGACCGGGGCAAGGTCATCGCCGGCGGCCGCATCGAGGAGCTGAAGGCCAAGGTGGGCGGGCGCACCCTGCGGATACGCCCGGCCGACCCGCTGCGCCTGCGGCCGCTCGCCGCCTTCCTGGACGGGCTGGGCATCACCGGGCTCGCCACCGCCACCGTGGACCCCGAGCACGGCTCCGTGCTGGTGCCCGTCCTCAGCGACGAGCAACTGACCGCCGTGATCGGCGCGGTGACCGCGCACGGCATCACCCTCGCCGCCGTCACCACCGAACTGCCCAGCCTGGACGAGGTGTTCCTGTCCCTCACCGGCCACCGCGCCAGTGCCCCGCAGGACGCCGTGCCCGCCGACGCCCGCGAGGAGGTCGCCGTATGA
- the panB gene encoding 3-methyl-2-oxobutanoate hydroxymethyltransferase — MTQLPAARNQSADGSKALYGGKGTRRITVRDIAAAKERGEKWPMLTAYDAMTASVFDEAGIPVMLVGDSAGNCHLGYDTTVPVTLDEMTMLSAAVVRGTHRALIVADLPFGSYQEGPVQALRSATRLVKEAGVGAVKLEGGERSHRQIELLVESGIPVMAHIGLTPQSVHAMGYRVQGRGEEAAQQLLRDAKAVQDAGAFAVVLELVPAELAAEVTRTLHIPTVGIGAGPETDAQVLVWTDMLGLTGGRVPKFVKKYADLRQVMGDAAKAFAQDVVGGTFPQEEHSVH, encoded by the coding sequence ATGACGCAGCTTCCGGCTGCCCGCAACCAGTCCGCCGACGGCAGCAAGGCGCTGTACGGCGGCAAGGGCACCCGCCGCATCACCGTCCGCGACATCGCCGCCGCCAAGGAGCGCGGCGAGAAGTGGCCGATGCTCACCGCGTACGACGCGATGACCGCGTCCGTGTTCGACGAGGCCGGCATCCCGGTCATGCTGGTCGGCGACTCCGCGGGCAACTGCCACCTCGGGTACGACACCACCGTGCCCGTCACCCTCGACGAGATGACCATGCTGTCGGCGGCGGTCGTGCGGGGCACCCACCGCGCCCTGATCGTCGCCGACCTGCCCTTCGGCTCGTACCAGGAGGGGCCGGTGCAGGCGCTGCGCTCGGCGACCCGGCTGGTGAAGGAGGCGGGCGTGGGCGCCGTGAAGCTGGAGGGCGGCGAGCGCTCGCACCGGCAGATCGAGCTGCTGGTGGAGTCCGGCATCCCGGTGATGGCGCACATCGGGCTCACCCCGCAGTCCGTCCACGCCATGGGGTACCGCGTGCAGGGGCGCGGCGAGGAGGCGGCCCAGCAGTTGCTGCGGGACGCCAAGGCCGTGCAGGACGCCGGCGCCTTCGCCGTGGTGCTGGAGCTGGTGCCGGCCGAGCTCGCGGCCGAGGTGACGCGGACCCTGCACATCCCGACGGTCGGCATCGGCGCCGGGCCCGAGACCGACGCTCAGGTGCTGGTGTGGACCGACATGCTCGGGCTGACCGGCGGCCGGGTGCCGAAGTTCGTGAAGAAGTACGCCGACCTGCGTCAGGTCATGGGTGACGCGGCGAAGGCGTTCGCGCAGGACGTCGTCGGCGGAACGTTCCCGCAGGAGGAGCACTCCGTCCACTGA
- a CDS encoding endonuclease/exonuclease/phosphatase family protein produces MAQQAYMTETDNGGPGPERRGTRIRRLFERLAAGWRGDRRIWRRGLFTALVALLLSAVMAAHSHIPNAVGNLGSLTETFLPWLGLFVPVLLAVALLRRSATALIAVLVPAIVWLNLFGGLLTDKAGAGGDLTVATHNVNAGNADPAGTARSVAASGADVLALEELKASAVATYEDALAPTYKYHAVVGTVGLWSKYPMSDVDAVDIRLGWKRAMRATVTTPEGPVAVYVAHLPSVRVKLEAGFTARQRDKSADALGEAIADEQLEKKILLGDLNGTMNDRALNAITSQMRSTQGAVGDGFGFSWPASFPMARIDQILVTGVEPETSWTLPATGSDHLPVAARVKVDTSAP; encoded by the coding sequence ATGGCGCAGCAGGCGTACATGACGGAGACGGACAACGGCGGCCCGGGACCCGAGCGCCGCGGCACCCGGATTCGACGCCTGTTCGAGCGGCTGGCCGCGGGCTGGCGCGGCGACCGGCGGATCTGGCGCCGCGGCCTGTTCACCGCCCTGGTGGCCCTCCTCCTGTCGGCCGTCATGGCGGCGCACTCCCACATCCCCAACGCCGTCGGCAACCTCGGCAGCCTGACCGAGACCTTCCTGCCGTGGCTGGGCCTGTTCGTCCCCGTACTGCTCGCCGTCGCCCTGCTGCGGCGGTCGGCGACGGCGCTGATCGCGGTCCTGGTCCCGGCGATCGTGTGGCTGAACCTCTTCGGCGGCCTGCTCACCGACAAGGCCGGCGCCGGCGGCGACCTGACGGTGGCCACGCACAACGTCAACGCGGGCAACGCCGACCCCGCCGGTACGGCCCGGTCGGTGGCCGCCTCCGGCGCGGACGTGCTCGCGCTGGAGGAGCTGAAGGCGTCCGCGGTCGCCACCTACGAGGACGCGCTGGCGCCGACGTACAAGTACCACGCGGTGGTCGGCACCGTCGGGCTGTGGAGCAAGTACCCGATGAGCGACGTCGACGCGGTCGACATCCGCCTGGGCTGGAAGCGCGCGATGCGCGCCACCGTGACCACGCCCGAGGGGCCGGTCGCCGTGTACGTCGCCCACCTGCCCTCGGTCCGCGTGAAGCTGGAGGCCGGGTTCACCGCCCGGCAGCGGGACAAGAGCGCCGACGCGCTGGGCGAGGCCATCGCCGACGAGCAACTGGAGAAGAAGATCCTCCTCGGCGACCTCAACGGGACCATGAACGACCGCGCGCTGAACGCGATCACCTCCCAGATGCGCTCCACGCAGGGCGCGGTGGGCGACGGCTTCGGCTTCAGCTGGCCGGCGTCGTTCCCGATGGCCCGGATCGACCAGATCCTCGTCACGGGGGTCGAACCGGAGACCAGTTGGACCCTGCCGGCCACCGGCAGCGATCACCTCCCGGTCGCCGCCCGTGTGAAGGTCGACACATCCGCTCCCTGA
- a CDS encoding MFS transporter, with translation MPLALLALAVGAFGIGTTEFVMMGLLPDVADDLHISIPTAGHLVSAYALGVVIGAPLLAAATARLSRRTVLIGLMVLFVAGNALSALAPGHHSLLAARFLSGLPHGAFFGVGAVVATTMVAPERKARSVSLMFLGLTVANIAGVPAATLMGQHLGWRATFLGVSAIGLAAIAALALLVPRDRADASATGVRGELAALRSLPVWLALATTVAGFGALFSAYSYITPMLTDTAGFADASVTLLLALFGVGATAGNLLGGRLADHSLRATLFGGLVSLLAVLALFPLLMRTEAGAAVAVALLGMAAFVTGSPLQLMVMEKAAAAPSLASSANQAAFNLANAGGAWIGGLALAAGFGVTSPAVAGAALAALGLAVAAVAYAVDRRAPRPVRERVVTGHVPEVSATARR, from the coding sequence ATGCCCCTGGCCCTGCTCGCCCTTGCCGTGGGCGCCTTCGGCATCGGTACCACCGAGTTCGTGATGATGGGCCTGCTGCCCGACGTCGCGGACGACCTGCACATCTCGATCCCCACCGCCGGCCATCTGGTCTCGGCGTACGCGCTGGGTGTCGTCATCGGCGCCCCGCTGCTCGCGGCGGCCACCGCCCGGCTGTCCCGGCGGACGGTCCTCATCGGCCTGATGGTCCTGTTCGTGGCCGGCAACGCCCTGTCCGCCCTCGCCCCCGGCCACCACTCCCTGCTCGCCGCCCGCTTCCTCAGCGGCCTGCCGCACGGTGCCTTCTTCGGCGTCGGCGCCGTCGTCGCCACCACCATGGTCGCGCCGGAACGCAAGGCCCGCTCCGTCTCCCTGATGTTCCTCGGCCTGACCGTCGCCAACATCGCGGGCGTACCGGCCGCCACGCTCATGGGCCAGCACCTCGGCTGGCGGGCGACGTTCCTCGGCGTCAGCGCGATCGGCCTGGCGGCGATAGCGGCCCTGGCGCTGCTCGTGCCGCGCGACCGCGCGGACGCCTCCGCGACGGGCGTGCGCGGCGAACTGGCCGCCCTGCGCTCCCTCCCCGTCTGGCTGGCCCTCGCCACCACCGTCGCGGGCTTCGGCGCGCTCTTCTCGGCGTACAGCTACATCACGCCGATGCTCACGGACACCGCCGGGTTCGCCGACGCCAGCGTGACCCTGCTGCTGGCCCTGTTCGGCGTGGGCGCCACCGCGGGCAACCTGCTGGGCGGCCGGCTCGCCGACCACTCCCTGCGGGCCACGCTCTTCGGCGGCCTGGTCTCGCTGCTGGCCGTCCTGGCCCTCTTCCCCCTCCTCATGCGCACGGAGGCCGGCGCGGCCGTGGCGGTGGCCCTGCTCGGCATGGCCGCCTTCGTCACCGGCTCCCCGCTCCAGCTGATGGTCATGGAGAAGGCCGCCGCGGCCCCCTCCCTGGCCTCCTCCGCCAACCAGGCCGCCTTCAACCTGGCCAACGCGGGCGGCGCCTGGATCGGCGGCCTCGCGCTGGCGGCCGGCTTCGGCGTCACCTCCCCCGCCGTCGCCGGCGCCGCCCTCGCGGCCCTCGGCCTGGCGGTGGCCGCCGTGGCCTACGCCGTCGACCGCCGGGCCCCGCGCCCGGTCCGGGAGCGCGTGGTGACCGGCCACGTACCGGAGGTCTCCGCGACCGCACGCCGCTGA